One part of the Arabidopsis thaliana chromosome 1 sequence genome encodes these proteins:
- the CW7 gene encoding CW7 (CW7; CONTAINS InterPro DOMAIN/s: Protein of unknown function DUF2045 (InterPro:IPR019141); Has 142 Blast hits to 141 proteins in 52 species: Archae - 0; Bacteria - 0; Metazoa - 90; Fungi - 0; Plants - 48; Viruses - 0; Other Eukaryotes - 4 (source: NCBI BLink).), which produces MLNDGEVTPSRHEILSMVKKHSKSLGKTSLDEQDASDVEMDSNFWHGVFDVYFVRCMESRRRQDDDLLFFVRKLSCKSYGLTENEDAPAPYFVRRWAPKLDELLGESLAEVDWRKSFYLNMIAHTSFTVTVAICSNEALKTYQGSKDTKLSPIYKVVKTVYASPSRVNFHLDSKKEVETTPAYPEICFAVDDFDSTFDAVVLTDKDHCYCVLLNSHDGAAFPSATVKDSSDSNTNADPRTVKDPKVTLFSGFVSYQMVREAYEGGRNRFGSLLSLGHITGKADRLYMRGPGGRGEVEVAVSGVVGTFHFLCLNGSLFSC; this is translated from the exons ATGCTCAACGATGGCGAAGTAACTCCTTCTAG ACATGAGATTCTGAGTATGGTGAAGAAGCACTCAAAGTCATTAGGAAAGACGTCTCTTGATGAGCAAGATGCGTCTGATGTAGAAATGGACTCTAATTTCTGGCATGGTGTGTTTGATGTGTACTTTGTTCGTTGCATGGAGTCGAGGAGGCGACAAGACGATgatcttctgttttttgtcAGGAAATTG AGCTGTAAGTCATATGGTTTGACTGAAAATGAGGATGCACCAGCTCCTTACTTTGTACGCAGGTGGGCACCTAAG TTAGATGAGCTGCTTGGTGAAAGTCTGGCTGAAGTTGATTGGAggaaatcattttatttgaacATGATTGCCCACACATCGTTCACTGTTACTGTTGCGATTTGCAG TAATGAGGCCCTTAAGACGTACCAAGGAAGTAAAGACACAAAACTATCTCCTATATACAAG GTTGTAAAAACTGTATATGCATCACCTAGTCGTGTTAATTTTCATCTGGACTCAAAGAAG GAAGTGGAAACAACACCTGCCTACCCAGAAATTTGTTTTGCCGTAGATGATTTTGACTCAACCTTTGATGCTGTG GTTCTGACAGATAAAGATCATTGCTATTGCGTACTACTTAATTCTCACGATGGGGCAGCCTTTCCAAGTGCAACTGTTAAAGATTCGAGTGATTCTAATACGAATGCTGACCCTAGAACTGTGAAAGATCCTAAG GTTACTCTGTTTTCTGGGTTTGTCAGCTATCAGATGGTTCGAGAAGCCTATGAAG GGGGGAGGAATCGGTTTGGAAGTCTCCTATCTCTCGGTCATATTACAGGAAAAGCAGACAGACTTTATATGAGAGGCCCAGGAGGACGTGGAGAAGTTGAAGTAGCTGTTTCTGGCGTTGTAGGtacttttcatttcttatgcTTGAATGGCTCTTTATTTTCCTGTTAG
- the CF9 gene encoding Carbohydrate-binding protein (CF9; FUNCTIONS IN: molecular_function unknown; LOCATED IN: mitochondrion; EXPRESSED IN: 11 plant structures; EXPRESSED DURING: 4 anthesis, F mature embryo stage, petal differentiation and expansion stage, E expanded cotyledon stage, D bilateral stage; BEST Arabidopsis thaliana protein match is: Carbohydrate-binding protein (TAIR:AT1G10150.1); Has 109 Blast hits to 107 proteins in 18 species: Archae - 0; Bacteria - 0; Metazoa - 0; Fungi - 0; Plants - 109; Viruses - 0; Other Eukaryotes - 0 (source: NCBI BLink).), translating to MDLVRLRDIGSISPQRRRKWLILLAVFGVSGYGVYRVYNSQYIAKKTKRLMKLFSGIVSFAEMVIDSAETISIVSRDLKEFLESNSHEIPNSLKQLSKITKSKEFTDSLARVSEAVAIGVFRGYNSDPNVEKESNLSVVDRVFSEEGAGFVSVVVGSFAKNLVLGFYSGEIEIGSDDSLKPRWMNLLSDDKCRELLADCIERFTSSAVSVYIDKTVGVNTYDQIFAGLTNPKHRDSARDVLVSVCNGALETFMRTSHDVFTSSGEKTDSSLRKSENRENGWAEALSTTLAVPSNRKFMFDVTGRVTLETMRSILEFVILKTSQSFKRSLDVIHEEVTERGRQVVGYVGAKSSVIITVCLAVYFHIFNRFVRGPPVCLSQQF from the coding sequence ATGGACCTTGTTCGATTGAGAGACATAGGTTCAATTTCACCtcagagaagaaggaaatggcTGATTCTATTAGCGGTTTTCGGTGTTTCGGGTTACGGAGTTTACAGGGTTTACAATTCTCAATACATCGCTAAGAAGACGAAGCGTCTTATGAAACTCTTCTCAGGCATTGTTTCATTCGCCGAAATGGTCATCGATTCCGCGGAGACGATAAGTATCGTTTCTCGAGATTTGAAAGAGTTTCTCGAATCAAATTCCCACGAAATCCCTAATAGCTTGAAACAGCTATCGAAAATCACCAAATCAAAAGAGTTCACTGATTCTCTAGCTAGGGTTTCTGAAGCTGTAGCGATTGGTGTTTTCCGTGGGTATAATTCCGATCCAAACGTCGAAAAAGAATCGAATTTGAGTGTAGTTGATAGAGTTTTCTCAGAGGAAGGAGctggttttgtttctgttgttgttggtagTTTTGCTAAGAATCTTGTTCTTGGATTTTACTCTGGTGAGATTGAGATTGGTAGTGATGATTCTTTAAAACCTAGATGGATGAATTTGCTTAGTGATGATAAGTGTAGAGAGCTTTTAGCAGATTGTATTGAGAGATTCACTAGCTCAGCTGTATCGGTGTATATCGATAAAACGGTTGGTGTTAATACTTATGATCAGATATTCGCTGGTTTGACGAATCCGAAACATCGAGATAGTGCTCGAGATGTTCTTGTTTCGGTTTGTAATGGAGCTCTTGAGACGTTCATGAGAACTTCTCATGATGTCTTCACATCTTCAGGAGAGAAAACCGATTCCTCCTTGAGGAAGTCGGAGAATCGAGAAAACGGATGGGCAGAGGCGCTTTCGACTACTTTAGCAGTGCCGAGTAATAGGAAGTTCATGTTTGATGTTACGGGAAGAGTGACGCTAGAGACGATGAGATCAATTCTTGAGTTTGTAATCTTGAAAACGTCACAAAGTTTTAAGAGGAGTTTGGATGTGATTCATGAAGAAGTTACAGAGAGAGGACGTCAAGTAGTTGGATACGTTGGTGCCAAATCTTCAGTGATAATCACTGTTTGTCTTGCGGTTTACTTTCACATCTTTAACCGCTTTGTTCGAGGCCCTCCGGTTTGTTTAAGCCAGCAATTCTAG
- the CW7 gene encoding CW7 (CW7; CONTAINS InterPro DOMAIN/s: Protein of unknown function DUF2045 (InterPro:IPR019141); Has 145 Blast hits to 144 proteins in 52 species: Archae - 0; Bacteria - 0; Metazoa - 91; Fungi - 0; Plants - 50; Viruses - 0; Other Eukaryotes - 4 (source: NCBI BLink).), whose amino-acid sequence MLNDGEVTPSRHEILSMVKKHSKSLGKTSLDEQDASDVEMDSNFWHGVFDVYFVRCMESRRRQDDDLLFFVRKLSCKSYGLTENEDAPAPYFVRRWAPKLDELLGESLAEVDWRKSFYLNMIAHTSFTVTVAICSNEALKTYQGSKDTKLSPIYKVVKTVYASPSRVNFHLDSKKAMETTPAYPEICFAVDDFDSTFDAVVLTDKDHCYCVLLNSHDGAAFPSATVKDSSDSNTNADPRTVKDPKVTLFSGFVSYQMVREAYEGGRNRFGSLLSLGHITGKADRLYMRGPGGRGEVEVAVSGVVDQSQVVLGPVSPMSSKKSIDLGSIFRKAASVASVAAKHAIAAATASYDEDEMFPLKCCLMSISLPWDTIAHDLLFKATPPVNME is encoded by the exons ATGCTCAACGATGGCGAAGTAACTCCTTCTAG ACATGAGATTCTGAGTATGGTGAAGAAGCACTCAAAGTCATTAGGAAAGACGTCTCTTGATGAGCAAGATGCGTCTGATGTAGAAATGGACTCTAATTTCTGGCATGGTGTGTTTGATGTGTACTTTGTTCGTTGCATGGAGTCGAGGAGGCGACAAGACGATgatcttctgttttttgtcAGGAAATTG AGCTGTAAGTCATATGGTTTGACTGAAAATGAGGATGCACCAGCTCCTTACTTTGTACGCAGGTGGGCACCTAAG TTAGATGAGCTGCTTGGTGAAAGTCTGGCTGAAGTTGATTGGAggaaatcattttatttgaacATGATTGCCCACACATCGTTCACTGTTACTGTTGCGATTTGCAG TAATGAGGCCCTTAAGACGTACCAAGGAAGTAAAGACACAAAACTATCTCCTATATACAAG GTTGTAAAAACTGTATATGCATCACCTAGTCGTGTTAATTTTCATCTGGACTCAAAGAAGGCAA TGGAAACAACACCTGCCTACCCAGAAATTTGTTTTGCCGTAGATGATTTTGACTCAACCTTTGATGCTGTG GTTCTGACAGATAAAGATCATTGCTATTGCGTACTACTTAATTCTCACGATGGGGCAGCCTTTCCAAGTGCAACTGTTAAAGATTCGAGTGATTCTAATACGAATGCTGACCCTAGAACTGTGAAAGATCCTAAG GTTACTCTGTTTTCTGGGTTTGTCAGCTATCAGATGGTTCGAGAAGCCTATGAAG GGGGGAGGAATCGGTTTGGAAGTCTCCTATCTCTCGGTCATATTACAGGAAAAGCAGACAGACTTTATATGAGAGGCCCAGGAGGACGTGGAGAAGTTGAAGTAGCTGTTTCTGGCGTTGTAG ATCAGAGCCAAGTAGTTTTAGGGCCTGTTTCACCTATGTCTTCAAAGAAGAGCATCGATCTCGGATCCATTTTCCGTAAAGCAGCCTCTGTTGCATCTGTCGCAGCTAAACATGCAATAGCAGCTGCTACTGCCTCTTATGATGAAGACGAGATGTTCCCTCTTAAATGCTGCTTAATGTCCATTTCATTACCATGGGACACTATTGCTCATGATCTTTTATTCAAG GCAACTCCACCAGTCAACATGGAGTAG
- the bZIP4 gene encoding basic leucine-zipper 4 (basic leucine-zipper 4 (bZIP4); FUNCTIONS IN: DNA binding, sequence-specific DNA binding transcription factor activity; INVOLVED IN: regulation of transcription, DNA-dependent; CONTAINS InterPro DOMAIN/s: Basic-leucine zipper (bZIP) transcription factor (InterPro:IPR004827), bZIP transcription factor, bZIP-1 (InterPro:IPR011616); BEST Arabidopsis thaliana protein match is: basic leucine-zipper 7 (TAIR:AT4G37730.1); Has 1059 Blast hits to 1059 proteins in 91 species: Archae - 0; Bacteria - 0; Metazoa - 57; Fungi - 2; Plants - 987; Viruses - 0; Other Eukaryotes - 13 (source: NCBI BLink).), producing the protein MFYTNMETVHNCFNDATITGDEIIDILAFLQSDESDNPSGINEVVPVDDKKRRRTISNRESAKRSRMKKKKRFEELTEEVNRLNIRNQELKNRLANVVSCGNFISRENNRLKTESVCLEIRLLELYRFLVAMQSPISTSVNYITTLEI; encoded by the coding sequence ATGTTTTATACTAATATGGAGACGGTTCATAACTGCTTCAATGATGCTACGATAACCGGTGATGAAATCATTGATATATTGGCGTTTCTTCAATCAGACGAGTCGGACAATCCAAGCGGTATAAACGAGGTAGTACCGGTGGATGATAAGAAGAGAAGACGGACGATATCAAACCGGGAATCGGCCAAGAGATCGaggatgaaaaagaagaaacgtTTTGAAGAGTTAACTGAAGAGGTGAACCGGTTAAACATAAGAAATCAGGAGCTGAAAAACCGGTTAGCTAATGTTGTTAGTTGTGGTAATTTTATATCTAGGGAGAATAACCGGTTGAAAACCGAATCGGTTTGCCTTGAGATAAGGCTTTTAGAGTTGTACCGTTTTTTAGTGGCCATGCAATCGCCAATCTCAACGAGTGTAAATTACATCACAACGCTCGAGATTTaa
- the CW7 gene encoding CW7, translated as MLNDGEVTPSRHEILSMVKKHSKSLGKTSLDEQDASDVEMDSNFWHGVFDVYFVRCMESRRRQDDDLLFFVRKLSCKSYGLTENEDAPAPYFVRRWAPKLDELLGESLAEVDWRKSFYLNMIAHTSFTVTVAICSNEALKTYQGSKDTKLSPIYKVVKTVYASPSRVNFHLDSKKEVETTPAYPEICFAVDDFDSTFDAVVLTDKDHCYCVLLNSHDGAAFPSATVKDSSDSNTNADPRTVKDPKVTLFSGFVSYQMVREAYEGGRNRFGSLLSLGHITGKADRLYMRGPGGRGEVEVAVSGVVDQSQVVLGPVSPMSSKKSIDLGSIFRKAASVASVAAKHAIAAATASYDEDEMFPLKCCLMSISLPWDTIAHDLLFKVTNDFSLATPVVNNRH; from the exons ATGCTCAACGATGGCGAAGTAACTCCTTCTAG ACATGAGATTCTGAGTATGGTGAAGAAGCACTCAAAGTCATTAGGAAAGACGTCTCTTGATGAGCAAGATGCGTCTGATGTAGAAATGGACTCTAATTTCTGGCATGGTGTGTTTGATGTGTACTTTGTTCGTTGCATGGAGTCGAGGAGGCGACAAGACGATgatcttctgttttttgtcAGGAAATTG AGCTGTAAGTCATATGGTTTGACTGAAAATGAGGATGCACCAGCTCCTTACTTTGTACGCAGGTGGGCACCTAAG TTAGATGAGCTGCTTGGTGAAAGTCTGGCTGAAGTTGATTGGAggaaatcattttatttgaacATGATTGCCCACACATCGTTCACTGTTACTGTTGCGATTTGCAG TAATGAGGCCCTTAAGACGTACCAAGGAAGTAAAGACACAAAACTATCTCCTATATACAAG GTTGTAAAAACTGTATATGCATCACCTAGTCGTGTTAATTTTCATCTGGACTCAAAGAAG GAAGTGGAAACAACACCTGCCTACCCAGAAATTTGTTTTGCCGTAGATGATTTTGACTCAACCTTTGATGCTGTG GTTCTGACAGATAAAGATCATTGCTATTGCGTACTACTTAATTCTCACGATGGGGCAGCCTTTCCAAGTGCAACTGTTAAAGATTCGAGTGATTCTAATACGAATGCTGACCCTAGAACTGTGAAAGATCCTAAG GTTACTCTGTTTTCTGGGTTTGTCAGCTATCAGATGGTTCGAGAAGCCTATGAAG GGGGGAGGAATCGGTTTGGAAGTCTCCTATCTCTCGGTCATATTACAGGAAAAGCAGACAGACTTTATATGAGAGGCCCAGGAGGACGTGGAGAAGTTGAAGTAGCTGTTTCTGGCGTTGTAG ATCAGAGCCAAGTAGTTTTAGGGCCTGTTTCACCTATGTCTTCAAAGAAGAGCATCGATCTCGGATCCATTTTCCGTAAAGCAGCCTCTGTTGCATCTGTCGCAGCTAAACATGCAATAGCAGCTGCTACTGCCTCTTATGATGAAGACGAGATGTTCCCTCTTAAATGCTGCTTAATGTCCATTTCATTACCATGGGACACTATTGCTCATGATCTTTTATTCAAGGTAACAAATGATTTCTCTTTAGCCACACCGGTCGTCAACAATAGACACTAA
- the CW7 gene encoding CW7 has product MLNDGEVTPSRHEILSMVKKHSKSLGKTSLDEQDASDVEMDSNFWHGVFDVYFVRCMESRRRQDDDLLFFVRKLSCKSYGLTENEDAPAPYFVRRWAPKLDELLGESLAEVDWRKSFYLNMIAHTSFTVTVAICSNEALKTYQGSKDTKLSPIYKVVKTVYASPSRVNFHLDSKKEVETTPAYPEICFAVDDFDSTFDAVVLTDKDHCYCVLLNSHDGAAFPSATVKDSSDSNTNADPRTVKDPKVTLFSGFVSYQMVREAYEGGRNRFGSLLSLGHITGKADRLYMRGPGGRGEVEVAVSGVVAKHAIAAATASYDEDEMFPLKCCLMSISLPWDTIAHDLLFKATPPVNME; this is encoded by the exons ATGCTCAACGATGGCGAAGTAACTCCTTCTAG ACATGAGATTCTGAGTATGGTGAAGAAGCACTCAAAGTCATTAGGAAAGACGTCTCTTGATGAGCAAGATGCGTCTGATGTAGAAATGGACTCTAATTTCTGGCATGGTGTGTTTGATGTGTACTTTGTTCGTTGCATGGAGTCGAGGAGGCGACAAGACGATgatcttctgttttttgtcAGGAAATTG AGCTGTAAGTCATATGGTTTGACTGAAAATGAGGATGCACCAGCTCCTTACTTTGTACGCAGGTGGGCACCTAAG TTAGATGAGCTGCTTGGTGAAAGTCTGGCTGAAGTTGATTGGAggaaatcattttatttgaacATGATTGCCCACACATCGTTCACTGTTACTGTTGCGATTTGCAG TAATGAGGCCCTTAAGACGTACCAAGGAAGTAAAGACACAAAACTATCTCCTATATACAAG GTTGTAAAAACTGTATATGCATCACCTAGTCGTGTTAATTTTCATCTGGACTCAAAGAAG GAAGTGGAAACAACACCTGCCTACCCAGAAATTTGTTTTGCCGTAGATGATTTTGACTCAACCTTTGATGCTGTG GTTCTGACAGATAAAGATCATTGCTATTGCGTACTACTTAATTCTCACGATGGGGCAGCCTTTCCAAGTGCAACTGTTAAAGATTCGAGTGATTCTAATACGAATGCTGACCCTAGAACTGTGAAAGATCCTAAG GTTACTCTGTTTTCTGGGTTTGTCAGCTATCAGATGGTTCGAGAAGCCTATGAAG GGGGGAGGAATCGGTTTGGAAGTCTCCTATCTCTCGGTCATATTACAGGAAAAGCAGACAGACTTTATATGAGAGGCCCAGGAGGACGTGGAGAAGTTGAAGTAGCTGTTTCTGGCGTTGTAG CTAAACATGCAATAGCAGCTGCTACTGCCTCTTATGATGAAGACGAGATGTTCCCTCTTAAATGCTGCTTAATGTCCATTTCATTACCATGGGACACTATTGCTCATGATCTTTTATTCAAG GCAACTCCACCAGTCAACATGGAGTAG
- the CW7 gene encoding CW7 (CW7; CONTAINS InterPro DOMAIN/s: Protein of unknown function DUF2045 (InterPro:IPR019141); Has 144 Blast hits to 143 proteins in 51 species: Archae - 0; Bacteria - 0; Metazoa - 90; Fungi - 0; Plants - 50; Viruses - 0; Other Eukaryotes - 4 (source: NCBI BLink).): MLNDGEVTPSRHEILSMVKKHSKSLGKTSLDEQDASDVEMDSNFWHGVFDVYFVRCMESRRRQDDDLLFFVRKLSCKSYGLTENEDAPAPYFVRRWAPKLDELLGESLAEVDWRKSFYLNMIAHTSFTVTVAICSNEALKTYQGSKDTKLSPIYKVVKTVYASPSRVNFHLDSKKEVETTPAYPEICFAVDDFDSTFDAVVLTDKDHCYCVLLNSHDGAAFPSATVKDSSDSNTNADPRTVKDPKVTLFSGFVSYQMVREAYEGGRNRFGSLLSLGHITGKADRLYMRGPGGRGEVEVAVSGVVDQSQVVLGPVSPMSSKKSIDLGSIFRKAASVASVAAKHAIAAATASYDEDEMFPLKCCLMSISLPWDTIAHDLLFKATPPVNME, translated from the exons ATGCTCAACGATGGCGAAGTAACTCCTTCTAG ACATGAGATTCTGAGTATGGTGAAGAAGCACTCAAAGTCATTAGGAAAGACGTCTCTTGATGAGCAAGATGCGTCTGATGTAGAAATGGACTCTAATTTCTGGCATGGTGTGTTTGATGTGTACTTTGTTCGTTGCATGGAGTCGAGGAGGCGACAAGACGATgatcttctgttttttgtcAGGAAATTG AGCTGTAAGTCATATGGTTTGACTGAAAATGAGGATGCACCAGCTCCTTACTTTGTACGCAGGTGGGCACCTAAG TTAGATGAGCTGCTTGGTGAAAGTCTGGCTGAAGTTGATTGGAggaaatcattttatttgaacATGATTGCCCACACATCGTTCACTGTTACTGTTGCGATTTGCAG TAATGAGGCCCTTAAGACGTACCAAGGAAGTAAAGACACAAAACTATCTCCTATATACAAG GTTGTAAAAACTGTATATGCATCACCTAGTCGTGTTAATTTTCATCTGGACTCAAAGAAG GAAGTGGAAACAACACCTGCCTACCCAGAAATTTGTTTTGCCGTAGATGATTTTGACTCAACCTTTGATGCTGTG GTTCTGACAGATAAAGATCATTGCTATTGCGTACTACTTAATTCTCACGATGGGGCAGCCTTTCCAAGTGCAACTGTTAAAGATTCGAGTGATTCTAATACGAATGCTGACCCTAGAACTGTGAAAGATCCTAAG GTTACTCTGTTTTCTGGGTTTGTCAGCTATCAGATGGTTCGAGAAGCCTATGAAG GGGGGAGGAATCGGTTTGGAAGTCTCCTATCTCTCGGTCATATTACAGGAAAAGCAGACAGACTTTATATGAGAGGCCCAGGAGGACGTGGAGAAGTTGAAGTAGCTGTTTCTGGCGTTGTAG ATCAGAGCCAAGTAGTTTTAGGGCCTGTTTCACCTATGTCTTCAAAGAAGAGCATCGATCTCGGATCCATTTTCCGTAAAGCAGCCTCTGTTGCATCTGTCGCAGCTAAACATGCAATAGCAGCTGCTACTGCCTCTTATGATGAAGACGAGATGTTCCCTCTTAAATGCTGCTTAATGTCCATTTCATTACCATGGGACACTATTGCTCATGATCTTTTATTCAAG GCAACTCCACCAGTCAACATGGAGTAG